Proteins from a single region of Calonectris borealis chromosome 14, bCalBor7.hap1.2, whole genome shotgun sequence:
- the VPS51 gene encoding vacuolar protein sorting-associated protein 51 homolog isoform X4 yields MAEVEAPRSGAGGSPEAGTGTGTGTGTGTGTGTGWRRPHGPLQRYYGPPVAEMAEAAPDPADINGPHFDPEVFLTKVRSECPLGQLLAREATLGREIRALDSDMQTLLYENYNKFISATDTIRKMKVDFRRMEAEMDDLAANMAAISTSSARVSAALQDRHRRGAQLAGVQALLRKLQSLVEVPGRLRRWAAPGAEPARALRCHARARAVLRHYRHLPSFRAIEDESYAIMADLAQRLRARLRDDTLDPKELTECVEMLLQLEEPPEELCEEFLSHAGARLEAELAALEAELPPSDPSGTAATPPPASDILDFVDRGSSAFVGNLCLLAASYRSLFEGRPGAGGGRLEAFAATLTTRYFELLERRLALERGLGDTSLLVRALDRFHRRLRALLELLPAAGAEAGAALVARAARERVDRYLRALQTFFLGCLGDVRQALAAPRPPGKEGPGLPDLLATLASSILGQLKAVLAYVQLFTAKDVAFASLPYFKGEFCVEAVREGLVVAFVRWLCRTARGFADGPAERGAPAAPPALLLLLARLCLDYEATTISYILTLTDEQFPPQDTGPAMTPGPALCAEARGAAQRLLDHYVQVQGAAVAQMLRKSVETRDWLGTVEPRNVRAVMKRVVEDITAIDVQVGQLFEEGVRRAQSSDSSRRAFSVYSSSRAPGRYAPSYTPSAPMDTHLLSNIQKLFSERIDIFSPVEFNKVSVLTGIIKISLKTLLECVRLRTLGRFGLQQVQVDGHYLQLYLWRFAADERVVQGLLDEVAASAAHRCLDPVPMEHSVVELICERG; encoded by the exons ATGGCGGAGGTGGAGGcgccgcggagcggggcggggggcagccctgaggccggcaccggcaccggcaccggcaccggcaccggcaccggcaccggcaccgggtgGCGGCGTCCGCACGGGCCGCTTCAGCGGTACTACGGACCGCCCGTGGCGGAGATGGCGGAGGCGGCTCCGGACCCCGCTGACATCAACGGGCCCCACTTCGACCCGGAGGTTTTCCTTACTAAG GTGCGCAGCGAGTGTCCCCTGGGGCAGTTGTTGGCCCGTGAGGCCACGCTGGGGCGGGAGATCCGCGCCCTCGACAGTGACATGCAGACGCTGCTCTACGAGAACTACAACAAATTCATTTCCGCCACTG ACACCATCCGAAAGATGAAGGTTGACTTCCGGCGCATGGAGGCAGAGATGGACGATTTGGCTGCCAACATGGCCGCCATCAGCACCTCCAGTGCCCGTGTCAGCGCCGCGCTGCAGGACCGGCACCGTCGCGGCGCCCAGCTTGCCG gggTGCAGGCGCTGCTGCGGAAGCTGCAGTCCCTGGTGGAGGTGCCAGGGCGGCTGCGGCGGTGGGCGGCGCCAGGGGCGGAGCCTGCGCGGGCCCTGCGCTGCCATGCTCGCGCCCGTGCTGTGCTCCGCCACTACCGCCACCTGCCCTCCTTCCGTGCCATCGAGGATGAGAGCTACGCCATCATGGCCGACCTGGCCCAGCGCCTCCGTGCACGTCTCCG gGATGACACCTTGGACCCCAAGGAGCTCACCGAGTGCGTGGAGATGCTGTTGCAGCTGGAAGAGCCACCTGAGGAGCTGTGTGAGGAGTTCCTGAGCCATGCCGGCGCCCGCCTCGAGGCCGAGCTGGCAGCACTGGAGGCCGAGCTGCCCCCGTCCGACCCCTCCGGCACTGCCGCcacgccgccccccgcctccgaCATCCTCGACTTCGTCGACCGCGGCAGCTCGGCCTTCGTGGGCAACCTGTGCCTCCTCGCGGCCTCGTACCGCAGCCTCTTCGAGGGGCgcccgggggctgggggtggccgcCTGGAAGCCTTCGCCGCCACCCTCACCACCCGCTACTTCGAGCTGCTGGAGCGGCGCCTGGCGCTGGAGCGGGGCCTGGGCGACACCTCGCTGCTGGTGCGGGCGCTCGACCGCTTCCACCGCCGCCTCCGCGCCCTCCTCGAGCTGCTGCCCGCAGCCGGTGCCGAGGCAGGCGCCGCACTGGTGGCCCGGGCGGCGCGCGAGCGCGTGGACCGCTACCTGCGGGCACTGCAGACCTTCTTCCTGGGGTGCCTGGGCGACGTGCGCCAGGCGCtggccgccccccggccccccggcaaGGAGGGTCCCGGCCTGCCCGATCTCCTGGCCACGCTTGCCTCCTCCATCCTCGGCCAGCTTAAGGCCGTCCTGGCCTACGTGCAGCTCTTCACCGCCAAGGATGTCGCCTTCGCCAGCCTTCCCTACTTCAAG GGGGAGTTCTGTGTGGAGGCGGTGCGCGAAGGGCTGGTGGTGGCCTTCGTGCGCTGGCTCTGCCGCACCGCCCGGGGCTTCGCCGACGGCCCAGCTGAGCGGGGGGCCCCtgcggcacccccagccctgctgctgctcctcgcccGCCTCTGTCTTGACTATGAGGCCACCACCATCAGCTACATCCTCACTCTCACCGACGAGCAGTTTCCCCCCCAG GACACAGGTCCGGCAATGACACCGGGACCGGCACTGTGTGCAGAGGCGCGGGGGGCAGCACAGCGGCTGCTCGACCACTATGTGCAGGTCCAGGGCGCCGCGGTGGCACAGATGCTTAGGAAGAGTGTGGAGACACGAGACTGGTTGGGCACGGTCGAGCCCCGCAATGTTCGTGCCGTCATGAAGCGTGTGGTCGAGGACATCACCGCTATCGACGTCCAG GTGGGGCAGCTCTTTGAGGAGGGGGTGCGGCGGGCACAGAGCAGCGACTCGAGCCGGCGCGCCTTCTCCGTCTACAGCAGCTCACGGGCACCCGGGCGGTACGCCCCCAGCTACACCCCCAG CGCCCCCATGGACACCCACCTGCTCAGCAACATCCAGAAGCTCTTCTCCGAACGCATTGACATCTTCAGCCCTGTTGAGTTCAACAAG gtGTCGGTGCTGACTGGGATCATCAAGATCAGCCTAAAGACGCTGCTGGAGTGTGTGCGGCTGCGGACATTGGGGCGCTTCGGGCTGCAGCAGGTGCAGGTGGACGGTCATTACCTGCAGCTCTACCTCTGGCGCTTTGCCGCTGACGAGCGGGtggtgcaggggctgctggaCGAGGTGGCCGCCAGCGCCGCCCACCGCTGCCTCGACCCCGTTCCCATGGAGCACAGCGTCGTCGAGCTCATCTGCGAGCGCGG gTGA
- the VPS51 gene encoding vacuolar protein sorting-associated protein 51 homolog isoform X3, whose product MAEVEAPRSGAGGSPEAGTGTGTGTGTGTGTGTGWRRPHGPLQRYYGPPVAEMAEAAPDPADINGPHFDPEVFLTKVRSECPLGQLLAREATLGREIRALDSDMQTLLYENYNKFISATDTIRKMKVDFRRMEAEMDDLAANMAAISTSSARVSAALQDRHRRGAQLAGVQALLRKLQSLVEVPGRLRRWAAPGAEPARALRCHARARAVLRHYRHLPSFRAIEDESYAIMADLAQRLRARLRDDTLDPKELTECVEMLLQLEEPPEELCEEFLSHAGARLEAELAALEAELPPSDPSGTAATPPPASDILDFVDRGSSAFVGNLCLLAASYRSLFEGRPGAGGGRLEAFAATLTTRYFELLERRLALERGLGDTSLLVRALDRFHRRLRALLELLPAAGAEAGAALVARAARERVDRYLRALQTFFLGCLGDVRQALAAPRPPGKEGPGLPDLLATLASSILGQLKAVLAYVQLFTAKDVAFASLPYFKGEFCVEAVREGLVVAFVRWLCRTARGFADGPAERGAPAAPPALLLLLARLCLDYEATTISYILTLTDEQFPPQDTGPAMTPGPALCAEARGAAQRLLDHYVQVQGAAVAQMLRKSVETRDWLGTVEPRNVRAVMKRVVEDITAIDVQVGQLFEEGVRRAQSSDSSRRAFSVYSSSRAPGRYAPSYTPSAPMDTHLLSNIQKLFSERIDIFSPVEFNKVSVLTGIIKISLKTLLECVRLRTLGRFGLQQVQVDGHYLQLYLWRFAADERVVQGLLDEVAASAAHRCLDPVPMEHSVVELICERG is encoded by the exons ATGGCGGAGGTGGAGGcgccgcggagcggggcggggggcagccctgaggccggcaccggcaccggcaccggcaccggcaccggcaccggcaccggcaccgggtgGCGGCGTCCGCACGGGCCGCTTCAGCGGTACTACGGACCGCCCGTGGCGGAGATGGCGGAGGCGGCTCCGGACCCCGCTGACATCAACGGGCCCCACTTCGACCCGGAGGTTTTCCTTACTAAG GTGCGCAGCGAGTGTCCCCTGGGGCAGTTGTTGGCCCGTGAGGCCACGCTGGGGCGGGAGATCCGCGCCCTCGACAGTGACATGCAGACGCTGCTCTACGAGAACTACAACAAATTCATTTCCGCCACTG ACACCATCCGAAAGATGAAGGTTGACTTCCGGCGCATGGAGGCAGAGATGGACGATTTGGCTGCCAACATGGCCGCCATCAGCACCTCCAGTGCCCGTGTCAGCGCCGCGCTGCAGGACCGGCACCGTCGCGGCGCCCAGCTTGCCG gggTGCAGGCGCTGCTGCGGAAGCTGCAGTCCCTGGTGGAGGTGCCAGGGCGGCTGCGGCGGTGGGCGGCGCCAGGGGCGGAGCCTGCGCGGGCCCTGCGCTGCCATGCTCGCGCCCGTGCTGTGCTCCGCCACTACCGCCACCTGCCCTCCTTCCGTGCCATCGAGGATGAGAGCTACGCCATCATGGCCGACCTGGCCCAGCGCCTCCGTGCACGTCTCCG gGATGACACCTTGGACCCCAAGGAGCTCACCGAGTGCGTGGAGATGCTGTTGCAGCTGGAAGAGCCACCTGAGGAGCTGTGTGAGGAGTTCCTGAGCCATGCCGGCGCCCGCCTCGAGGCCGAGCTGGCAGCACTGGAGGCCGAGCTGCCCCCGTCCGACCCCTCCGGCACTGCCGCcacgccgccccccgcctccgaCATCCTCGACTTCGTCGACCGCGGCAGCTCGGCCTTCGTGGGCAACCTGTGCCTCCTCGCGGCCTCGTACCGCAGCCTCTTCGAGGGGCgcccgggggctgggggtggccgcCTGGAAGCCTTCGCCGCCACCCTCACCACCCGCTACTTCGAGCTGCTGGAGCGGCGCCTGGCGCTGGAGCGGGGCCTGGGCGACACCTCGCTGCTGGTGCGGGCGCTCGACCGCTTCCACCGCCGCCTCCGCGCCCTCCTCGAGCTGCTGCCCGCAGCCGGTGCCGAGGCAGGCGCCGCACTGGTGGCCCGGGCGGCGCGCGAGCGCGTGGACCGCTACCTGCGGGCACTGCAGACCTTCTTCCTGGGGTGCCTGGGCGACGTGCGCCAGGCGCtggccgccccccggccccccggcaaGGAGGGTCCCGGCCTGCCCGATCTCCTGGCCACGCTTGCCTCCTCCATCCTCGGCCAGCTTAAGGCCGTCCTGGCCTACGTGCAGCTCTTCACCGCCAAGGATGTCGCCTTCGCCAGCCTTCCCTACTTCAAG GGGGAGTTCTGTGTGGAGGCGGTGCGCGAAGGGCTGGTGGTGGCCTTCGTGCGCTGGCTCTGCCGCACCGCCCGGGGCTTCGCCGACGGCCCAGCTGAGCGGGGGGCCCCtgcggcacccccagccctgctgctgctcctcgcccGCCTCTGTCTTGACTATGAGGCCACCACCATCAGCTACATCCTCACTCTCACCGACGAGCAGTTTCCCCCCCAG GACACAGGTCCGGCAATGACACCGGGACCGGCACTGTGTGCAGAGGCGCGGGGGGCAGCACAGCGGCTGCTCGACCACTATGTGCAGGTCCAGGGCGCCGCGGTGGCACAGATGCTTAGGAAGAGTGTGGAGACACGAGACTGGTTGGGCACGGTCGAGCCCCGCAATGTTCGTGCCGTCATGAAGCGTGTGGTCGAGGACATCACCGCTATCGACGTCCAG GTGGGGCAGCTCTTTGAGGAGGGGGTGCGGCGGGCACAGAGCAGCGACTCGAGCCGGCGCGCCTTCTCCGTCTACAGCAGCTCACGGGCACCCGGGCGGTACGCCCCCAGCTACACCCCCAG CGCCCCCATGGACACCCACCTGCTCAGCAACATCCAGAAGCTCTTCTCCGAACGCATTGACATCTTCAGCCCTGTTGAGTTCAACAAG gtGTCGGTGCTGACTGGGATCATCAAGATCAGCCTAAAGACGCTGCTGGAGTGTGTGCGGCTGCGGACATTGGGGCGCTTCGGGCTGCAGCAGGTGCAGGTGGACGGTCATTACCTGCAGCTCTACCTCTGGCGCTTTGCCGCTGACGAGCGGGtggtgcaggggctgctggaCGAGGTGGCCGCCAGCGCCGCCCACCGCTGCCTCGACCCCGTTCCCATGGAGCACAGCGTCGTCGAGCTCATCTGCGAGCGCGGGTAG